One Bombus pascuorum chromosome 4, iyBomPasc1.1, whole genome shotgun sequence DNA segment encodes these proteins:
- the LOC132906108 gene encoding uncharacterized protein LOC132906108, whose product LIRLVGVLDKIKTGLEYATNYLETAKDIADLVAKSLGGKQKEKQGEDHKTREQGSFGPSNVMSAFFRLFGLDSQKVTAIAVNSVIFLAQMISSLFNLKAPKENAGRSLEDETDASSWNPAKLITESKSERIQNLIEQAHDENLPVRLIEKLDGADSACIRLLVCKISPVIRATQNFLKNKAQCKSHRMTSWLPKRDEFEKNSDECENTHTDCNLFS is encoded by the exons TTGATTCGACTCGTAGGTGTTCTCGACAAGATAAAGACAGGCTTGGAATATGCGACCAATTATCTGGAGACTGCAAAGGATATCGCTGATCTGGTTGCAAAAAGTTTAGGCGGTAAGCAGAAGGAGAAACAAGGAGAGGATCATAAAACAAGGGAGCAAGGAAGTTTCGGTCCTTCTAACGTTATGTCCGCGTTCTTCCGTCTTTTTGGACTGGATTCGCAGAAAGTTACAGCCATTGCTGTGAACAGTGTTATATTTCTTGCGCAAATG ATAAGTTCGTTGTTTAACTTGAAAGCTCCGAAAGAAAATGCCGGTAGGAGTTTGGAAGACGAGACTGATGCTTCATCTTGGAATCCAGCTAAACTTATCACGGAGAGCAAGAGCGAGAGA ataCAAAACTTAATCGAGCAAGCTCATGATGAGAATCTACCGGTTCGACTGATCGAAAAACTGGATGGTGCTGATTCCGCGTGTATCAGATTGCTGGTATGCAAAATTTCACCGGTGATAAGGGCGACGCAGAATTTCCTAAAAAACAAAGCCCAATGTAAATCACATCGAATGACTTCGTGGTTGCCCAAAAGAGACGAGTTCGAGAAAAACAGCGATGAATGCGAAAACACGCATACcgattgcaatttattttcctaG